The Lachnospiraceae bacterium KM106-2 nucleotide sequence CAGGACGTTATTTGGAGGCGGATGTGGAAAGTGCATTCCTTAAGGTGAATAAGAAAGAGATATTCAGCTGGTTTGTGGAAGAAGTATTCCAGTTTGAAGAAGAGGAGAACAGATTTACCTGGAAAACATGGAATGGTTCTTCTGTCGGAGTGAATGGACAAGCTATGCTTCATGCAGGTGAGAAACCATCCAGTTTTCAGTTGGAATTAGTGGAAAGTGGCGTGGAACAGGCTGTTAAACAGGCAAAAGAAGCAGATAAAGTCATCTATGTGGGTGGCTGTCATCCAATCGTATGTGGAAAGGAAGCCATTGATCGAATTGATATGAAATTGCCTCCAATGCAGAGAAAGCAATTACAAGAGATTAGTAAAGTTAATCAGCATACGGTGTTTGTTCTTATCACGAATTATCCATATTTAATTAATTGGGAGAAAGAGAATCTGAAAGCGATCCTTACCACGTCTTCAGGTAGTCAGGAACTTGGTAACGCGATTGCTGGAGCATTGGCGGGAGACTTCTCACCAGCAGGTCGATTAAATATGACTTGGTATCAAAATGAGAATGAGATAACGGATATTTCTGATTATGATATCATTGGCGGTAAAAGAACGTATCAGTATTTTGAGAAAGAACCTCTTTATCCATTTGGATATGGATTAAGTTATACTCAGTTTTATTATTCTGATCTGAGTGTTCAGTTAGATCAAAAACAGAATATTCAAGTGCAGTTGATGGTAACGAATAAAGGGAATATCCAAAGTGATGAGGTTGTTCAGATTTATGTAAGACAGCTTGATTCAAGAGCAGTTCATCCAATTAAGAAATTAGTTGGTTTTGTGAGAACTAAGATCTCTGCGGGTGAAACAAGAGAGATCTCTATAGAGATTCCATATGAAGAACTCAGTTATTATGATGTCGTTAGCAGCAGAAGACTTGTGGAAGAAGGAGAGTATGTGATCATGGCAGGCGCTTCTTCTGATGACATTCGTCTGAAAGAGACAATTCATATTTCTGGTGAGAAGATTGGACCAAGAAATATGGATCAGAAAATATGCTGCGATCATTTTGATGAGAGTAAGAATTTAATTTTATCGATGACAAAAGAACAGGATCTCCTATTTATGAGAGCAAAAGAAGGTATGGATGGAGAGGCAGTGTATCGAGATGTTGTCTTTCATCAGATCCCTTCTGTGATGGAAGTACAGGTTTGTGGAAAAGAGGAAGGAGAACTTCAGGTTATCTATGGAGAGCAGTTATTGTTAAGTACCAAACTTGCCGGAATAGATACCTTTACCAAGGTGAAGTTCCCACTAACTTATCAGGCTGAGTGCGAGAGCACACAGCCACTTAGACTATTATTAAAAGGAGATATTTCAGTTGGCTCGTTTCAGTTTTGGTAAATACGTTTGATAGCCATAGACTGCCAATAAAATAAAGAATGGAAGACTGATGATCAGATATCTGGCGCGGCCTTCAAATAGTAGTAAAAATAGAATCATGCCAATACAAGTTAAGCGTAATATGCTGATAGTTGTATTGGCTGTTTTTATGCCTCCGATTACACAGCCAAGGAGGATACACAGCCAGATGGATTGAAAGATAAATTCTAAAATGCCAAGCCATTTTCCATGAGGATAGTAGAACTCTTGTAAAATAGGAAGCGTGGCAGTAACAGGAGGCTTCCCTTCCTTGATAAAATTACCTTCGATCCCCCAGCTAAACATCCCATCTCCGGTAATCCATTTAAATTTATGATACAGAAAGTTCAGATAACCAATCGGACCATATTGTTGAAGTCGATCGTGATAGCGATTCATGGAATGGTCGTGTTTTTCTTTAGTAGAATAGTGCTTTAGCATATCAGTTACATCCTTCGTATTATAGGTGCCAAAAAGTTCTTCTCCATCTTCTCGTATTGCATAATGAGATCCTAAGACAAGAAAGTGAGAAATGGGAGTTTTCTCTTCCGGATTCAGCTGTAGATCAGTTTGATGAGAAGAGTAGAGTGAAAAGAGACTACAAAGGCAGAAAATTCCCACAAGTTGCATGAGAAAGCTTACAAGCTGCCTTTTAAAATCCGATTTACTTCTAAATAACTGGACACAGAAAATAGCAATGAAAGGTATCAGAGCGGTCGGTTTTAAAAGGTAACCGATGCCAAAACAGATTCCTGAGAGTAGCCAGTATAAGATGGATTTTCTGGATGCATCTTCATTCCCTTTTAGGTAGCAGTATAGAGCTAGTATGGGAAATAACATTCCAAGGGTATCGGAATAAGGTATCATGATCCAAGGAAAGAAGGCTAGCATACTTGCAGCTAAATAATAACAAGGGAGAAGATAGGATCTGCCCAAAAGTTTTTCACCGGTTAGTGCAGTAACGATGATCGTAAGATCAATTATCAATAGATTTAATACATCCATAATAGCAAATCCGCTGATGGAATCGGTAAAATGTCGAAAGAATCGGAAGAGATTTCGTTCGATTAAAAACAATAGCAGGTTATTGGGATAGATGGATAAGTAGTGATTGATATGATGAGAGACATGATGGAGATCTCTTTTGGCTCCACCTAGCAAGATACCACAATCCCAGCCTACCGAAGTGATAATGTTACTAAGAATGAATAACTGTAATAAAAAGAGAAGCAAGGTGATAACAAGAAGTCTTTTCTTAGTAAATTTAGTTCTATCCTTAAGAAATAGAAAACTGATATATAGATAGATAGCCATTCCAATTAGCATGAGAAAGGCATTGATATGGATACCGTAAGCATTATTTGCAAAGATAGCCAGTAAGAAAGCGGCAGTCATCATAAGAAAGAAGAGGACTGCGCTCAGTTTATAAAATTGTTTTTCAAACATTAAATTCACATCCTTTACGTGTATAATTTACTATAAGTATTATTTTGTGTAAAGAAATAATTTGTAAAATATGGTAAGTAGTCATATAATAAGTATACATACTAAATGGAGGTGAGAGATATGGAGTTAGAAGAATCCTTTGGTTATTTATTAGGGATAAGTGCAAGACTTGTAAAACATGAATTTGATCAGAAGCTAAAAGAAGTAAATCTGACCACATCTCAGTGGGCGGTCTTGAAGGTGTTAAGTGAAGATGGTGCATTAACACAGGCAGAGCTTGCTAAGAAGCTTCATTCCGATCGGGCGACGACGGGAACGGTAATTGATAAATTAGTTGGTAAAGAGCTGATCAAAAAGGAGATACATCAATTCGATCGAAGAGCATTTGTGGTAACATTATGTCCGGAGACAAGAGCATTAGTAGCAAGTGTGACGAAGCAGGCGCTAGCTACAAATCATAATGTATTAAGGAAGTTTGATGAAAAGGAAAAGGAATTGTTCATGGACTTTCTGGAACGTATCGTAAACAATTTATCTGAGGAGGACGAAAATGAGTTGGAAGAATGAGATGTTTCGTACATTTTTTGTTGCATTTGGAATAATGGAGGTCATAATGAATAGCTCTTATTTACTAAAAGAGGATGGCCTAATATCAGCTAGAAAGCAACATGGAGAACTTCCTAAGAGTGCTACAGATAATCAGATCAGGTGTAAGGTGGTCTGCATGTTGATCGTCGGAGTATCTTTTTTTATTACAGGTATGAATGCTTATTTGATGAAACAGGTAGAAGAGATCAGTTTCGGTTTTGTTTTAGTCTGCTTTACAATCTATGCATTGATTGAGGCTTGCTATTATCGCTATTGGAAGGTATTTGGTGAATTCTTATTGGGATGTATACTTACTTTCATTTTTTTAAAATAAGGGATTGACCTTCATCTAAGGCGAAGGTTTATGCTTTATACATCAAAGAAAAAAGGAGTTATGTTATGTATACGATCAAACAGGTAGCAGATAAGTTAAAAGTAACGGAGAATGCAATTCGCTTTTATGAGAAAAAAGGGCTGATGCAGCCAATTAGAAAAGAAAATAATTATCGAATGTATCAAATTGAGGATATCAGCAGATTACAAATGATATTACTATACCGCAAAATGGGATTTTCCATCGAGGCAATATTAGAACTATTAAAGAGGGATGAAAAGGAATCTCTATTGGATATCTTTATGAAACAATCCATATTGCTAAATCAGCAAATACATATATTAAATGAAATCAAGAAGTCCATTGATACTTGCACAGACCAAATGCTAAATAGTAATAAGCTGGATGAGTCGATGACAGCATTACTAGAGGATACAGCATCTAAGATTGCCACAATGAGTGACTGGACAGATTTATGGAATTTTGATTCTTGGGCAGAAAACTATGATACCGACATTCGCAAAGATGGGGATGGAATTCCATTTTATAAAAATTATGATCTAGTGATCGACGAGACTGCTAAAGCAGTTGCAAAAAAGCCAGGAAAGGTGTTAGAGATTGGAATCGGAACGGCTAATTTAACGAACCAGATGCTAAAGAAAGGCATATTA carries:
- a CDS encoding beta-glucosidase, giving the protein MKNKIWDTTLPIEERLDALLGELTLEEKIQSLTVETPEISRLGIKAFAIGSEAAHGVQARHDEEFNKEKTVDTTTFNQPIGMSMTWDPELIQKAGKVTGVEARAIFNQQGHIGLSRWAPTVDMERDPRWGRNEEGYGEDPYLTGKMASAYIKGMQGEDPKYIQCAATLKHFYANNQEDNREVVSSSIDVRNKEEYYLEPFRRCIKEGRVESVMTSYNAVNGIPSIVNKEVKERLKGEFGLPGHVVCDMTDFTQTADSHHFTRSHAETISLAIKAGVDCFTDTKESIVNAAKQALKEGLLTEEEIDQALRNSFRTRFRLGLMDPKESCSYNEIEESVVDCKEHREICLSVAKEAMVLLQNKENLLPFDPEKKESIAVIGPMADEWCMDWYAGNPPYRVTPLGGIQKRFHNAKITYVNGLDQVRIQAGDHYVGLRKDGICCLCDKEDAEIFEYCNWGQNKHTLRSLSTGRYLEADVESAFLKVNKKEIFSWFVEEVFQFEEEENRFTWKTWNGSSVGVNGQAMLHAGEKPSSFQLELVESGVEQAVKQAKEADKVIYVGGCHPIVCGKEAIDRIDMKLPPMQRKQLQEISKVNQHTVFVLITNYPYLINWEKENLKAILTTSSGSQELGNAIAGALAGDFSPAGRLNMTWYQNENEITDISDYDIIGGKRTYQYFEKEPLYPFGYGLSYTQFYYSDLSVQLDQKQNIQVQLMVTNKGNIQSDEVVQIYVRQLDSRAVHPIKKLVGFVRTKISAGETREISIEIPYEELSYYDVVSSRRLVEEGEYVIMAGASSDDIRLKETIHISGEKIGPRNMDQKICCDHFDESKNLILSMTKEQDLLFMRAKEGMDGEAVYRDVVFHQIPSVMEVQVCGKEEGELQVIYGEQLLLSTKLAGIDTFTKVKFPLTYQAECESTQPLRLLLKGDISVGSFQFW
- a CDS encoding integral membrane protein, yielding MFEKQFYKLSAVLFFLMMTAAFLLAIFANNAYGIHINAFLMLIGMAIYLYISFLFLKDRTKFTKKRLLVITLLLFLLQLFILSNIITSVGWDCGILLGGAKRDLHHVSHHINHYLSIYPNNLLLFLIERNLFRFFRHFTDSISGFAIMDVLNLLIIDLTIIVTALTGEKLLGRSYLLPCYYLAASMLAFFPWIMIPYSDTLGMLFPILALYCYLKGNEDASRKSILYWLLSGICFGIGYLLKPTALIPFIAIFCVQLFRSKSDFKRQLVSFLMQLVGIFCLCSLFSLYSSHQTDLQLNPEEKTPISHFLVLGSHYAIREDGEELFGTYNTKDVTDMLKHYSTKEKHDHSMNRYHDRLQQYGPIGYLNFLYHKFKWITGDGMFSWGIEGNFIKEGKPPVTATLPILQEFYYPHGKWLGILEFIFQSIWLCILLGCVIGGIKTANTTISILRLTCIGMILFLLLFEGRARYLIISLPFFILLAVYGYQTYLPKLKRAN
- a CDS encoding transcriptional regulator, MarR family — protein: MELEESFGYLLGISARLVKHEFDQKLKEVNLTTSQWAVLKVLSEDGALTQAELAKKLHSDRATTGTVIDKLVGKELIKKEIHQFDRRAFVVTLCPETRALVASVTKQALATNHNVLRKFDEKEKELFMDFLERIVNNLSEEDENELEE
- a CDS encoding SAM-dependent methlytransferase YrrT; the encoded protein is MYTIKQVADKLKVTENAIRFYEKKGLMQPIRKENNYRMYQIEDISRLQMILLYRKMGFSIEAILELLKRDEKESLLDIFMKQSILLNQQIHILNEIKKSIDTCTDQMLNSNKLDESMTALLEDTASKIATMSDWTDLWNFDSWAENYDTDIRKDGDGIPFYKNYDLVIDETAKAVAKKPGKVLEIGIGTANLTNQMLKKGILKDHIVAIDASRNMLKVAKGKCPDIPMKIGTYLQIPYDPNSIDTVVSSYAFHHNNDQEKVLAVQEMDRVIGEHGRIIITDLMFASRKEREKYENSCTDKIREELQDEYFAYVDELKYILEDKDYQCKTRQIDPIMWIIVGEK